A genomic stretch from Carassius auratus strain Wakin unplaced genomic scaffold, ASM336829v1 scaf_tig00215416, whole genome shotgun sequence includes:
- the LOC113094762 gene encoding U8 snoRNA-decapping enzyme-like, with the protein MSEQITREDALTREGYRHACHIMLHGDSSAKLFGKIPIKHIVLMQMRFDGLLGFPGGLVNPSKETLEAGLSRELHEEVGVAVPVGVDNHVSTSLSPSCPQLITHFYIKKMTEAELKEIERAAVAAATDHGLEVLGMVRVPLYFLKNGGGLPYFLSHSFISNSRAQLLSALQRCGLLSQGELEKAVRQAEQMRRTHSGDPH; encoded by the exons ATGTCGGAACAGATCACGAGAGAAGATGCGTTGACACGGGAGGGCTACAGACATGCGTGTCACATCATGCTGCACGGAGACTCTAGTGCCAAACTCTTCGGGAAAATCCCAATCAAACACATAGTACTG ATGCAGATGCGTTTTGATGGCTTGCTGGGTTTCCCAGGGGG ATTGGTGAACCCTTCTAAGGAGACGCTGGAGGCGGGGCTTAGCAGAGAACTACACGAAGAGGTGGGCGTGGCTGTGCCTGTGGGCGTGGACAATCACGTGTCCACTTCCCTTTCTCCATCCTGCCCTCAGCTCATCACTCACTTCTACATCAAAAAGATGACAGAGGCAGAGctgaaagagatagagagagcagCTGTAGCTGCAGCCACAGACCATGGTTTAGAG GTATTAGGTATGGTCAGAGTGCCGCTCTACTTCCTGAAGAATGGAGGTGGTCTCCCCTATTTCCTGTCCCACTCGTTCATCAGTAACTCTCGGGCCCAGCTGCTCTCTGCCCTGCAGCGCTGCGGGCTGCTGTCCCAGGGGGAGCTGGAGAAGGCTGTGAGACAGGCTGAGCAGATGAGACGCACACACAGTGGTGATCCACACTGA